A single region of the Selenomonas sp. oral taxon 920 genome encodes:
- a CDS encoding histidinol-phosphatase gives MRFDYHMHLEYGSYDEDYAEGFFRAAAERGVHEIGFSEHSHTFPEFEQLYYDDLILDDSFVGTFQRKWLKSNKFKYTLDEYFAFIEKLQKKHKVLAGIEVCNFQNQEAVAKILRAYPFDYVIGSVHFLHGWAYDTSAIAAEWDNHPLTDIYEWYTEEVEKLAASGLYDALGHPFNIRLYRHFPDFDTAPYLTRVAEAMKAADMIVDLNTGTYYRYPVEEFSPYPDFMRTAKEYGLSIITTSDAHKPEDCARYNEEAVQYARSFGFAEQIHFTGARGRERVALD, from the coding sequence ATGCGGTTTGACTATCATATGCATCTGGAGTACGGCTCCTACGATGAGGACTATGCAGAGGGGTTCTTCCGCGCCGCGGCGGAGCGCGGCGTTCATGAGATCGGATTCTCCGAGCACTCGCACACCTTTCCGGAGTTCGAGCAGCTCTACTATGACGATCTCATCCTTGATGATTCGTTTGTGGGCACATTTCAGCGCAAATGGCTGAAGTCGAACAAGTTCAAGTACACACTCGACGAGTATTTCGCATTCATCGAAAAGCTGCAGAAAAAGCACAAGGTACTTGCGGGCATCGAGGTCTGCAATTTCCAGAATCAAGAGGCTGTCGCAAAGATTCTCCGCGCCTATCCGTTCGACTATGTGATCGGCTCTGTGCACTTCCTGCACGGCTGGGCATACGATACGTCTGCAATCGCAGCGGAGTGGGACAACCATCCGCTCACGGACATCTACGAATGGTACACGGAGGAGGTCGAAAAACTCGCGGCATCAGGGCTCTATGATGCCCTCGGACATCCGTTCAACATCCGCCTCTACCGCCACTTCCCCGACTTCGATACAGCGCCGTATCTCACGCGTGTGGCAGAGGCGATGAAGGCGGCGGACATGATCGTCGATCTCAACACGGGGACATACTACCGCTACCCTGTGGAAGAGTTCTCGCCGTATCCGGACTTTATGCGTACCGCGAAAGAATACGGACTGTCGATCATCACGACCTCGGACGCGCACAAGCCCGAGGACTGTGCGCGCTACAACGAGGAGGCAGTGCAGTATGCACGCTCCTTCGGTTTTGCGGAGCAGATTCATTTCACTGGTGCACGCGGCCGGGAGCGTGTGGCACTCGACTGA
- a CDS encoding HAD family hydrolase — MIRLIFSDMDGTLLDEQGNLPAGFGDLYRRLRARGIRFAPASGRQYASLVQTFAPWQDEMIFLAENGTMVMERDRELFSRPVDTAMALEVMRTGEKLAGVHCVLCGKKRGYLHAEDDAPAFRAELAKYITLSTVVEDFTAVDDVPIKIAFFDSAGRAEQTIFPVMQQYAARMQVTLSSAHWVDVYEQGVSKGVAARRVQELFGITPDECVAFGDYGNDLEMMDAVTHSFAMENAIPAVKERARYRAPSNREHGVMEVCERILAGEFD; from the coding sequence ATGATACGGCTGATTTTTTCGGACATGGATGGGACGCTGCTCGATGAGCAGGGGAATCTGCCCGCAGGGTTCGGAGATCTGTATCGGCGGCTGAGGGCGCGCGGGATTCGCTTTGCACCGGCATCGGGGCGGCAGTATGCCTCGCTCGTGCAGACGTTTGCGCCGTGGCAGGATGAGATGATCTTTCTCGCCGAGAACGGTACAATGGTAATGGAGAGAGACAGAGAACTTTTCTCGCGTCCGGTCGATACCGCGATGGCGCTTGAAGTCATGCGGACCGGGGAAAAACTGGCGGGTGTGCACTGTGTACTCTGTGGGAAGAAGCGCGGCTATCTGCACGCGGAGGATGATGCGCCGGCGTTTCGTGCGGAGCTTGCAAAATATATCACGCTCTCGACGGTGGTCGAGGACTTTACTGCCGTAGACGATGTGCCGATCAAGATAGCGTTCTTCGACAGCGCAGGGCGTGCGGAGCAGACCATCTTCCCTGTCATGCAGCAGTATGCCGCGCGTATGCAGGTAACGCTCTCGAGCGCACACTGGGTCGATGTCTATGAGCAGGGTGTGAGCAAGGGCGTCGCCGCCCGCCGCGTGCAGGAGCTGTTCGGCATCACGCCGGATGAGTGCGTCGCGTTCGGCGACTATGGGAACGATCTTGAGATGATGGACGCGGTCACGCACAGCTTTGCGATGGAGAACGCCATCCCTGCGGTAAAGGAGCGCGCGCGGTACCGTGCGCCGAGCAATCGGGAACACGGCGTGATGGAGGTCTGCGAGCGGATTCTCGCGGGCGAGTTTGATTGA
- a CDS encoding MurR/RpiR family transcriptional regulator — protein sequence MLTERINAHLRELSDTDKCIWRCIEGNRTAASRASIHELARACAVSSASVVRFAQKLGFDGFGEMKAFMRMEGASRSLPERDVITSLGSFYDETWRELMRRDYTRASCLIREAHRVFAYASGYVQTNVMQEMKRLFVYDNILIYEIAGREEFYSVYQTAGKDDLFIFISLSGESERVVEFANQLSLKGVPILSITEMRHNTLASRSTENLYVMPAEFALPENEARLQFKSMLAYFLLLEIWYVHYRLYVQELSE from the coding sequence ATGCTCACGGAACGAATCAACGCACATCTGCGCGAGCTCAGTGACACGGACAAATGCATCTGGCGCTGCATCGAAGGCAACCGCACAGCAGCGAGCCGTGCCTCCATCCACGAGTTGGCACGCGCGTGCGCCGTATCGAGTGCGTCTGTTGTGCGCTTCGCGCAGAAGCTCGGCTTTGACGGGTTCGGCGAGATGAAGGCATTCATGCGCATGGAAGGGGCATCACGCTCCCTGCCCGAGCGCGATGTCATCACCTCGCTCGGCAGCTTCTACGATGAGACGTGGCGCGAGCTCATGCGGCGCGACTACACGCGCGCGAGCTGCCTCATCCGCGAAGCGCACCGCGTCTTTGCCTACGCCTCCGGCTATGTGCAGACGAATGTCATGCAGGAGATGAAGCGGCTCTTTGTCTACGATAATATTCTGATCTACGAGATCGCGGGGCGCGAGGAGTTCTACTCCGTCTACCAGACGGCGGGGAAGGACGACCTCTTCATCTTCATTTCGCTCTCGGGCGAATCCGAGCGCGTCGTGGAGTTCGCAAATCAGCTGAGTCTCAAGGGCGTGCCCATCCTCTCCATCACGGAGATGCGGCACAACACACTCGCGAGCCGCTCAACGGAAAATCTCTATGTTATGCCCGCAGAGTTCGCCTTACCCGAGAATGAGGCACGTCTGCAGTTCAAATCCATGCTCGCCTACTTCCTGTTGCTGGAAATATGGTATGTACATTATCGGCTTTATGTGCAGGAGTTGAGTGAGTGA